One part of the Patescibacteria group bacterium genome encodes these proteins:
- a CDS encoding DUF4012 domain-containing protein yields MKFQDDRSIYSNSPRRKNNFSSFVVDLRSPRKKDEVQAQLAQPESKRRANKGKRRSASSLFNFSILKKLRLGPDFLSSKEWRQSQAEKFSWRHFVPHYLLPSRLLPRRRKGFLRPWSRHRSSFVNLYLRSAAKHFKVLNSRVPHIRISRVKDQIVVAPHLFHPVRRNKRWWEIFYFIIILLVLVVPFKVMSYYFDLDALKSRILSRSQSGVSSFLAGADRAASLDWSGANSEFSAAGQKFLAAQSEAEKINNSLLSLASLSSNPEIKMAAESKKLLAAGSAAASLGKNLSLALDSLFNNPQQDIAKILENFSYYGGLAERDLKQVSQNLSAVKISNLPPEYQAEFANLNQQVQDLSRGLGSFISSLRSLHEFLGLNQDKRYLLVFQNNTELRASGGFLGSYALVDIRDGKIKNLEVPGGGSYDTEAGLKKKIVSPAPLWLVNPQWHFWDCNWWPDWPTSAQNIMWFYEKSDGPTVDGVISFTPTVIEDLLKIIGPIDLRQEYGVVVDADNFWENVQTVVETKNQGFISGAATASSSLLASSSLVLNQGLEQNTANKPKKIIGDLMAKILEELPSHLDKDNLIKLLSLSEKNLSGKQILFYFNDPKLQKIVSDHNWAGEMRPSNYDYLAVINTNIAGQKSDRRIKETIDLDSDILSDGSVVNTLTIRRQHAGVKNEIFSGVRNVDWLRVYVPSGSQLLQASGFSVPDASYFSKPEADWEINPTLAKYENIFAVDPASGTKIYQENGKTVFANWTMVDPGEESILTFKYRLPFNVLSRPQADTWVEDLNRWLNPRQAILLPYSLLIQKQAGAAASAFSLHLRASGDWPLVWRYPAASGHEPYVWETSFDLDSDKYFATILKQDRE; encoded by the coding sequence ATGAAATTTCAAGATGATAGGTCAATTTATTCTAATTCACCTCGGAGGAAAAATAATTTCTCTAGTTTTGTCGTAGATTTAAGGTCGCCTCGAAAAAAGGACGAAGTCCAGGCGCAATTAGCTCAGCCAGAGTCAAAACGCCGAGCTAACAAAGGCAAACGAAGATCTGCGTCTAGTTTGTTTAATTTCTCGATTTTAAAAAAATTGAGATTAGGACCTGATTTTTTAAGCTCTAAAGAATGGCGTCAGTCACAGGCCGAAAAATTTTCTTGGCGGCATTTCGTCCCCCATTATTTATTACCATCCAGATTATTACCCAGGCGCAGAAAAGGGTTCTTGAGGCCTTGGTCTCGACATCGCTCTTCTTTCGTGAACCTTTATCTGCGCTCAGCGGCCAAGCATTTTAAAGTTTTAAATTCTCGCGTTCCTCATATTCGTATTTCTCGAGTGAAAGACCAAATCGTAGTAGCGCCTCATCTGTTCCATCCTGTCCGCCGCAATAAAAGATGGTGGGAGATTTTTTATTTTATCATCATCCTCTTAGTCTTAGTCGTCCCTTTCAAAGTCATGTCTTATTATTTCGATCTCGATGCTTTGAAATCAAGGATATTATCCCGTTCTCAATCCGGAGTTAGCAGTTTCTTGGCCGGAGCCGACCGAGCCGCTAGCCTGGATTGGTCCGGCGCTAATTCAGAGTTCAGTGCCGCTGGCCAGAAATTCCTCGCCGCCCAGTCCGAAGCGGAGAAGATTAATAATTCTTTATTATCCTTAGCTTCTCTTTCTTCGAATCCAGAAATCAAAATGGCGGCGGAAAGCAAGAAGCTCTTAGCCGCCGGTAGCGCGGCCGCTAGCTTAGGTAAGAACCTCAGCTTGGCGCTTGATAGCTTATTCAATAACCCTCAGCAAGACATTGCGAAAATATTGGAAAATTTTTCCTATTACGGCGGCTTAGCCGAGCGTGACTTAAAACAAGTCAGTCAGAACTTATCCGCGGTCAAAATCAGCAATCTGCCCCCCGAGTATCAAGCAGAATTCGCTAATCTCAATCAGCAGGTCCAAGATCTTTCGCGGGGCCTGGGGTCATTTATTTCCTCGCTGCGGTCTTTGCATGAATTCTTGGGTCTGAACCAGGATAAGCGATATTTATTGGTTTTTCAAAATAACACCGAACTCAGGGCTAGCGGCGGTTTTTTGGGCAGCTATGCCTTAGTTGATATTAGGGATGGCAAGATAAAGAATCTGGAAGTTCCCGGCGGCGGCTCCTATGACACCGAGGCTGGTTTGAAAAAAAAGATCGTCTCGCCGGCTCCTCTTTGGTTGGTTAATCCCCAGTGGCATTTTTGGGATTGTAATTGGTGGCCGGATTGGCCGACTAGCGCCCAAAATATCATGTGGTTCTATGAGAAGAGCGACGGGCCGACTGTCGATGGCGTCATCAGCTTTACCCCCACGGTAATCGAAGACCTGCTTAAGATCATCGGTCCGATAGACTTGAGACAAGAATATGGCGTCGTGGTTGATGCTGATAACTTTTGGGAGAACGTCCAGACTGTCGTGGAAACTAAGAACCAAGGCTTTATTAGCGGCGCGGCCACGGCTTCTTCCAGTTTGCTGGCTAGCTCATCCTTGGTCCTTAACCAGGGTTTAGAGCAGAATACTGCCAATAAGCCAAAGAAGATAATCGGCGACTTGATGGCTAAGATTTTGGAAGAATTACCGAGTCATCTGGATAAGGATAATCTGATTAAGCTTCTGTCTTTAAGCGAAAAGAATCTAAGCGGCAAGCAGATCCTGTTTTATTTTAATGATCCTAAATTGCAGAAAATCGTCTCTGACCATAATTGGGCTGGTGAAATGCGACCCAGTAATTATGATTATTTAGCGGTGATCAATACGAATATCGCCGGGCAAAAAAGCGATCGTCGGATCAAGGAGACGATAGATTTAGATAGCGATATTTTAAGCGATGGCAGCGTAGTTAATACTTTGACTATCCGTCGTCAGCACGCCGGTGTTAAGAACGAAATTTTTAGCGGAGTGCGTAACGTCGATTGGCTCCGCGTCTATGTGCCCTCTGGCAGCCAACTCCTTCAGGCTAGCGGTTTTTCTGTGCCTGACGCTAGTTATTTCTCTAAGCCCGAAGCAGATTGGGAAATAAATCCGACCTTAGCTAAGTATGAGAATATCTTTGCCGTCGATCCAGCGAGCGGCACCAAGATCTACCAAGAGAACGGCAAGACCGTGTTTGCGAATTGGACTATGGTCGATCCGGGAGAAGAATCAATTCTAACCTTTAAATACCGCTTGCCTTTTAATGTTCTGAGCCGACCGCAAGCGGATACTTGGGTAGAAGACTTGAACCGTTGGCTGAATCCTAGGCAAGCCATCCTTTTGCCTTATTCCTTGCTAATACAAAAACAAGCAGGTGCAGCGGCCAGTGCATTTTCTCTACACCTGCGCGCTAGCGGGGATTGGCCTTTGGTTTGGCGATATCCGGCGGCCAGCGGTCACGAACCTTATGTTTGGGAAACAAGTTTTGATTTGGATAGCGATAAATATTTTGCGACTATCTTGAAGCAGGATAGGGAATAA